The following proteins are encoded in a genomic region of Vespa velutina chromosome 23, iVesVel2.1, whole genome shotgun sequence:
- the LOC124956817 gene encoding SH3 domain-binding glutamic acid-rich protein homolog, with protein sequence MVVKIYVSGISGNKEVKKRQQRVLMILDSKNVDYETIDITEPGKELDKEFMQSNSVGRDSKYPLPPQIFNEDEYCGDYEDFDMANELDELEKFLKITPPVSPEDISQDSKAQNNDIQENGNTSSREPSTDKDAATVKSESAENRTDLPKDNDPLDGSKPTELDGGTKANEEDVEQMEETGDKNEEKSDDQEKEE encoded by the exons ATGGTCGTTAAAATCTACGTATCGGGTATCAGCGGGAACAAGGAA GTGAAGAAAAGACAGCAGCGGGTTTTAATGATATTGGATAGTAAGAATGTAGATTATGAAACTATTGATATAACTGAACCAGGAAAAGAGTTAGATAAAGAGTTTATGCAAAGCAATAGCGTTGGAAGAGACAGTAAATATCCTTTACCACCTCAAATATTTAACGAAGATGAATATTGTGGg GATTATGAAGATTTTGATATGGCTAATGAATTAgatgaattagaaaaatttcttaaaataacaCCTCCAGTTAGTCCAGAGGATATATCTCAAGATTCGAAAGcacaaaataatgatattcaaGAGAATGGGAATACTTCGAGTCGAGAg CCATCCACAGACAAAGATGCAGCTACAGTAAAATCAGAAAG CGCAGAAAATAGAACGGATTTGCCAAAGGATAATGATCCATTGGATGGATCTAAACCGACAGAACTTGATGGTGGAACAAAAGCGAATGAAGAAGATGTAGAACAAATGGAAGAAACTGGCGATAAGAATGAAGAGAAGTCTGatgatcaagaaaaagaagaatag
- the LOC124956818 gene encoding 60S ribosomal protein L37a codes for MAKRTKKVGITGKYGTRYGASLRKMVKKMEITQHSKYTCTFCGKDAMKRSVVGIWSCKRCKRTVAGGAWVYSTTAAASTRSAVRRLREVKEQ; via the exons ATG GCTAAACGTACAAAGAAGGTTGGAATCACAGGGAAATATGGTACCCGATATGGAGCCTCTCTCAGGAAAATGgttaaaaaaatggaaataacaCAGCACAGTAAATATACTTGTACCTTCTGTGGCAAG GATGCTATGAAACGCAGTGTTGTTGGAATCTGGTCATGCAAACGATGCAAAAGAACAGTCGCAGGTGGTGCGTGGGTATATTCTACAACTGCTGCTGCATCGACTAGATCGGCAGTTCGAAGATTAAGGGAAGTTAAAGAGcagtaa
- the LOC124956815 gene encoding polypeptide N-acetylgalactosaminyltransferase 5 isoform X1, translating into MFRSKIRIHTCQVILLTSLVWFLVDVMVLMFYSDCIGGSGWGCSDTSKQTPTEENQPHPQAMKREIVDLQLYNKRKYKQSELHLWRPSKVVRENKGSPGEMGAAVHIAPELETKQQELFKLNQFNLMASDMISLHRSLKDIRLDGCKTKKYNKYLPDTSIVIVFHNEAWSTLLRTVWSVINRSPRSLLKEIILVDDASERDHLKKDLEEYVKTLPVPTYVYRTETRSGLIRARLLGAKHVKGQVITFLDAHCECTEGWLEPLLSRIADDRTIVVCPIIDVISDDTFEYIPASDMTWGGFNWKLNFRWYRVAQREMDRRNGDRTAPLRTPTMAGGLFSIDKDYFYELGAYDEGMDIWGGENLEMSFRVWQCGGTLEISPCSHVGHVFRDKSPYTFPGGVSKIVLHNAARVAEVWMDEWRDFYYAMNPGARNVVVGNVSERIKLRERLKCKSFRWYLENIYPESPMPLDYYYLGDVKNVDTHTCLDTMGRRTGEVVGISYCHGLGGNQVFAYTKRQQIMSDDMCLDAASPQGPVKIVRCHGMGGNQAWVYNEETKMIRHTNTGHCLSKPRSGDASQPVLAQCDPHNAGQKWIMQSKFKWQAS; encoded by the exons ATGTTTCGCTCCAAGATTCGCATTCACACGTGTCAAGTGATTCTTCTAACGTCTTTGGTATGGTTTCTGGTAGACGTGATGGTACTTATGTTCTATTCGGATTGTATCGGAGGATCCGGATGGGGTTGTTCCGATACGAGCAAGCAAACACCAACGGAAGAAAATCAGCCACATCCTCAAgcaatgaaaagagaaattgtcgatctacaattatataataaaagaaagtataagCAATCGGAATTACATTTATGGAGACCGTCGAAAGTCGTTAGAGAAAATAAGGGTAGTCCAGGTGAAATGGGAGCAGCTGTACATATCGCTCCTGAACTCGAAACTAAACAACAAGagttatttaaattgaatCAATTTAATCTAATGGCTAGTGACATGATTTCTTTACATCGTTCTTTAAAAGACATTAGACTCGACGGttgtaaaacgaaaaagtacAACAAGTATCTTCCGGACACTAGTATCGTTATCGTCTTTCATAACGAGGCTTGGAGCACTTTGTTACGTACCGTTTGGTCCGTTATCAATAGATCACCTAGATCGTTGTTAAAAGAGATTATTCTCGTTGATGACGCTAGTGAACGAG atcatttaaaaaaggatTTAGAAGAATATGTTAAAACTTTACCCGTACCAACGTACGTCTATCGCACAGAGACAAGATCTGGTCTTATAAGAGCTAGACTATTAGGAGCGAAACACGTAAAAGGACAAGTTATAACATTTTTGGATGCACATTGTGAATGTACGGAAGGATGGTTGGAACCATTGCTTTCAAGGATAGCAGACGATAGGACAATCGTTGTATGTCCGATCATCGATGTAATTAGCGATGATACGTTTGAATATATACCTGCTAGTGATATGACTTGGGGTGGTTTCAATTGGAAATTAAACTTTCGATG GTACAGAGTCGCACAAAGAGAAATGGATAGAAGAAATGGGGATAGAACAGCTCCTCTACGTACGCCAACAATGGCAGGGGGTTTGTTTTCTATAGATAAAGACTATTTCTATGAACTTGGTGCGTATGACGAAGGAATGGACATATGGGGTGGTGAAAATCTTGAAATGAGTTTCCGA GTATGGCAATGTGGTGGAACATTAGAAATCAGTCCATGTTCACACGTGGGACATGTATTCCGCGACAAGAGCCCTTATACGTTTCCTGGTGGTGTCAGCAAGATAGTTCTACACAATGCGGCCAGGGTTGCCGAAGTCTGGATGGATGAGTGGAGAGATTTTTACTATGCCATGAACCCAg GTGCAAGAAATGTAGTCGTTGGAAATGTATCAGAACGAATAAAACTAAGAGAACGTCTTAAATGCAAGAGCTTCAGGTGGTatctagaaaatatttatcctgAATCACCAATGCCgctagattattattatcttggtGATGTTAAAAATGTTGATACGCATACCTGTTTGGATACCATGGGTAGAAGAACAGGAGAAGTTGTTGGCATTAGCTATTGTCATGGACTAGGTGGTAATCAG GTGTTTGCTTATACGAAACGACAACAGATAATGTCGGATGATATGTGCCTTGATGCAGCCAGCCCACAAGGTCCAGTTAAAATTGTTCGTTGCCATGGGATGGGTGGTAATCAAGCATGGGTCTACAATGAAGag ACAAAGATGATTAGGCACACAAATACAGGCCATTGTCTGTCAAAACCACGTTCAGGAGATGCCTCGCAGCCTGTTCTTGCACAATGCGATCCACATAATGCTGGACAAAAATGGATTATGCAAAGTAAATTCAAATGGCAAGCTAGCTAA
- the LOC124956815 gene encoding polypeptide N-acetylgalactosaminyltransferase 5 isoform X2, with the protein MFRSKIRIHTCQVILLTSLVWFLVDVMVLMFYSDCIGGSGWGCSDTSKQTPTEENQPHPQAMKREIVDLQLYNKRKYKQSELHLWRPSKVVRENKGSPGEMGAAVHIAPELETKQQELFKLNQFNLMASDMISLHRSLKDIRLDGCKTKKYNKYLPDTSIVIVFHNEAWSTLLRTVWSVINRSPRSLLKEIILVDDASERDHLKKDLEEYVKTLPVPTYVYRTETRSGLIRARLLGAKHVKGQVITFLDAHCECTEGWLEPLLSRIADDRTIVVCPIIDVISDDTFEYIPASDMTWGGFNWKLNFRWYRVAQREMDRRNGDRTAPLRTPTMAGGLFSIDKDYFYELGAYDEGMDIWGGENLEMSFRIWMCGGTLEIATCSHVGHVFRKSTPYTFPGGTSKIVNHNNARLAEVWLDQWKYFYYNINPGARNVVVGNVSERIKLRERLKCKSFRWYLENIYPESPMPLDYYYLGDVKNVDTHTCLDTMGRRTGEVVGISYCHGLGGNQVFAYTKRQQIMSDDMCLDAASPQGPVKIVRCHGMGGNQAWVYNEETKMIRHTNTGHCLSKPRSGDASQPVLAQCDPHNAGQKWIMQSKFKWQAS; encoded by the exons ATGTTTCGCTCCAAGATTCGCATTCACACGTGTCAAGTGATTCTTCTAACGTCTTTGGTATGGTTTCTGGTAGACGTGATGGTACTTATGTTCTATTCGGATTGTATCGGAGGATCCGGATGGGGTTGTTCCGATACGAGCAAGCAAACACCAACGGAAGAAAATCAGCCACATCCTCAAgcaatgaaaagagaaattgtcgatctacaattatataataaaagaaagtataagCAATCGGAATTACATTTATGGAGACCGTCGAAAGTCGTTAGAGAAAATAAGGGTAGTCCAGGTGAAATGGGAGCAGCTGTACATATCGCTCCTGAACTCGAAACTAAACAACAAGagttatttaaattgaatCAATTTAATCTAATGGCTAGTGACATGATTTCTTTACATCGTTCTTTAAAAGACATTAGACTCGACGGttgtaaaacgaaaaagtacAACAAGTATCTTCCGGACACTAGTATCGTTATCGTCTTTCATAACGAGGCTTGGAGCACTTTGTTACGTACCGTTTGGTCCGTTATCAATAGATCACCTAGATCGTTGTTAAAAGAGATTATTCTCGTTGATGACGCTAGTGAACGAG atcatttaaaaaaggatTTAGAAGAATATGTTAAAACTTTACCCGTACCAACGTACGTCTATCGCACAGAGACAAGATCTGGTCTTATAAGAGCTAGACTATTAGGAGCGAAACACGTAAAAGGACAAGTTATAACATTTTTGGATGCACATTGTGAATGTACGGAAGGATGGTTGGAACCATTGCTTTCAAGGATAGCAGACGATAGGACAATCGTTGTATGTCCGATCATCGATGTAATTAGCGATGATACGTTTGAATATATACCTGCTAGTGATATGACTTGGGGTGGTTTCAATTGGAAATTAAACTTTCGATG GTACAGAGTCGCACAAAGAGAAATGGATAGAAGAAATGGGGATAGAACAGCTCCTCTACGTACGCCAACAATGGCAGGGGGTTTGTTTTCTATAGATAAAGACTATTTCTATGAACTTGGTGCGTATGACGAAGGAATGGACATATGGGGTGGTGAAAATCTTGAAATGAGTTTCCGA ATATGGATGTGTGGTGGGACATTGGAAATTGCAACATGCTCACACGTTGGACATGTATTCCGTAAGTCAACTCCGTATACCTTCCCTGGTGGTACCAGCAAGATAGTGAACCACAACAATGCGCGCCTCGCAGAGGTCTGGTTGGACCAATGGAAGTACTTCTATTACAACATTAATCCAG GTGCAAGAAATGTAGTCGTTGGAAATGTATCAGAACGAATAAAACTAAGAGAACGTCTTAAATGCAAGAGCTTCAGGTGGTatctagaaaatatttatcctgAATCACCAATGCCgctagattattattatcttggtGATGTTAAAAATGTTGATACGCATACCTGTTTGGATACCATGGGTAGAAGAACAGGAGAAGTTGTTGGCATTAGCTATTGTCATGGACTAGGTGGTAATCAG GTGTTTGCTTATACGAAACGACAACAGATAATGTCGGATGATATGTGCCTTGATGCAGCCAGCCCACAAGGTCCAGTTAAAATTGTTCGTTGCCATGGGATGGGTGGTAATCAAGCATGGGTCTACAATGAAGag ACAAAGATGATTAGGCACACAAATACAGGCCATTGTCTGTCAAAACCACGTTCAGGAGATGCCTCGCAGCCTGTTCTTGCACAATGCGATCCACATAATGCTGGACAAAAATGGATTATGCAAAGTAAATTCAAATGGCAAGCTAGCTAA